A stretch of Prunus dulcis chromosome 6, ALMONDv2, whole genome shotgun sequence DNA encodes these proteins:
- the LOC117631710 gene encoding uncharacterized protein LOC117631710 — protein sequence MASAAISVRPLISAQHKANAATRFLTSRSNTHPPSSLDKWTLNDTASNAASSALRLVPHLHNPRHHLLYPPLSICRLLLLPRPPLSPLLRPRPPLLRHYLPLMTTPHAASDSAHSSSASCKTVRLVVKGRVQGVFYRNWTIENATQLGLKGWVRNRRDGSVETLLSGNPDAVQEMEQRCRRGPPSAVVTGLEVFPSTEDPGDGFERKQTV from the exons ATGGCATCAGCAGCAATCTCAGTGAGGCCACTGATATCAGCTCAACACAAAGCAAACGCAGCAACCAGATTCCTCACATCTCGGAGCAATACCCATCCACCATCATCACTAGATAAATGGACGCTAAACGACACCGCAAGCAATGCTGCTAGTTCTGCTCTTAGACTCGTCCCCCATCTCCATAATCCTcgccatcatcttctttatcCTCCTCTTTCGATTTgccgtcttcttcttcttcctcgccCTCCTCTTTCTCCTCTGCTCAGACCTCGTCCACCTCTTCTTCGACATTATCTGCCCCTGATGACCACTCCCCATGCGGCCTCTGATTCCGCCCATTCCTCTTCAGCCTCCTGCAAAACG GTGAGGCTTGTGGTAAAGGGGAGGGTGCAGGGTGTGTTTTACAGGAACTGGACAATTGAGAACGCAACCCAATTGGGCTTGAAAGGTTGGGTTCGGAACAGAAGAGATGGGTCTGTGGAGACTCTGCTTTCTGGGAACCCTGATGCGGTTCAAGAGATGGAGCAGAGGTGTCGACGAGGTCCTCCATCTGCTGTGGTCACTGGGCTCGAGGTCTTTCCCAGCACTGAGGACCCTGGGGATGGATTTGAGCGCAAACAAACGGTCTGA